A genome region from Thermoanaerobacterium xylanolyticum LX-11 includes the following:
- the fabK gene encoding enoyl-[acyl-carrier-protein] reductase FabK produces MIKTQITDLFGLEYPIFQGGMAWVATAELAAAVSNAGGLGIIGAGNAPASFVKEQIRKARELTDRPFGVNVMLMSPFVDEVMDVVIEEKVSVITTGAGNPGKYINKLKENNIKVVPVVPSVALAKRMESIGVDAVVAEGTESGGHIGELTTMALVPQVVDAVSIPVIAAGGIGDGRGVAAAFCLGAQGVQLGTRFVCCTECTANEKYKEYIINAKDRDAVVTGRTTGHPVRSLKNHLTREFEKAEQNGASKEELEQLGAGKLRDAVVYGDVLNGSVMAGQISGLINDIKPAKAIIEDLFNDAEKIIVSLYGGFKR; encoded by the coding sequence ATGATAAAGACACAGATTACTGATTTATTTGGCTTGGAATATCCTATATTTCAAGGTGGAATGGCTTGGGTTGCAACAGCAGAATTGGCTGCTGCAGTTTCAAATGCTGGTGGACTTGGCATTATTGGTGCAGGAAATGCACCTGCCAGTTTTGTCAAAGAACAAATAAGAAAAGCGAGAGAATTGACTGATAGACCTTTTGGTGTTAATGTAATGTTAATGTCGCCATTTGTCGATGAAGTTATGGATGTTGTAATAGAAGAAAAAGTAAGTGTTATCACTACAGGTGCTGGGAATCCAGGCAAATATATAAACAAGTTAAAAGAAAACAATATAAAAGTTGTTCCAGTTGTCCCATCTGTTGCATTAGCTAAAAGAATGGAATCAATTGGAGTAGATGCAGTTGTAGCAGAAGGAACAGAATCAGGTGGACATATAGGTGAGCTTACTACTATGGCTTTAGTGCCGCAAGTTGTTGATGCGGTGAGTATACCTGTCATAGCGGCAGGTGGCATTGGCGACGGAAGAGGTGTTGCTGCAGCTTTTTGCCTTGGAGCTCAAGGTGTTCAGTTGGGCACACGATTTGTATGTTGTACGGAATGTACAGCAAATGAAAAATATAAGGAGTACATAATAAATGCTAAGGACAGAGATGCAGTTGTGACTGGCAGAACTACAGGACATCCCGTAAGATCTTTAAAAAATCATCTTACAAGAGAGTTTGAAAAAGCAGAACAAAATGGAGCTTCAAAAGAAGAGTTGGAACAATTAGGTGCAGGAAAGTTAAGAGATGCAGTAGTATATGGAGATGTTTTAAATGGTTCTGTTATGGCTGGTCAAATATCTGGTCTTATAAACGATATTAAGCCTGCTAAAGCAATAATTGAGGATTTGTTTAATGATGCTGAGAAAATTATTGTAAGTTTATATGGAGGCTTTAAAAGATGA
- the fabD gene encoding ACP S-malonyltransferase, with protein MKIAFIYPGQGAQYTGMGKEIYENYAEAREVFEEANDALRYDITRLCFEGPDEELMKTENTQPAILTVSIALTKVLSKRGLKADVTAGLSLGEYSSLVYSGVLSFKDAVKLVKKRGEYMQNAVPIGIGGMAAIIGLDNEVVENICYNIREFGVVEPANYNCPGQLSIAGEIKALEKAVELAKEKGAKKAVMLPVSAPFHCSMLKDAGIKLEEDLKQVPIFDMLVPVITNVTADYLKIDEVKKTLVKQVSSPVLWEQSVRKMIDDQVEVFIEIGPGKTLTGFMKRIDKTKKAINFEDMSSLDKLLSTLEVN; from the coding sequence ATGAAAATTGCATTTATATATCCAGGACAAGGTGCACAATATACAGGAATGGGCAAAGAAATATATGAAAATTATGCTGAGGCGAGAGAAGTTTTTGAAGAGGCAAATGATGCATTAAGATACGATATTACTAGATTATGTTTTGAAGGTCCTGATGAAGAATTAATGAAGACAGAAAATACACAACCTGCCATATTGACAGTAAGTATTGCATTAACTAAGGTGCTATCAAAAAGAGGGTTGAAAGCAGATGTGACGGCTGGCTTAAGCTTAGGTGAATACAGTTCTCTTGTATATTCAGGTGTATTATCTTTTAAAGATGCAGTGAAGCTTGTGAAGAAAAGAGGAGAATACATGCAAAATGCTGTTCCAATAGGTATAGGAGGAATGGCAGCAATAATAGGGCTTGACAACGAAGTGGTAGAGAATATATGCTATAATATAAGAGAATTTGGTGTTGTTGAACCAGCTAACTACAATTGCCCAGGGCAATTATCGATTGCAGGTGAAATTAAAGCTTTAGAAAAAGCTGTAGAACTTGCTAAAGAAAAAGGGGCAAAAAAAGCAGTTATGTTGCCTGTTAGTGCACCATTTCACTGCAGTATGCTTAAGGATGCAGGCATTAAATTAGAAGAAGATTTGAAGCAGGTTCCAATATTTGATATGTTAGTCCCTGTTATTACTAATGTTACTGCGGATTACCTTAAAATTGACGAAGTTAAAAAGACCTTAGTGAAGCAGGTAAGCAGTCCTGTTTTATGGGAACAATCAGTAAGAAAGATGATTGATGATCAAGTTGAAGTTTTCATTGAAATAGGACCAGGAAAAACACTTACTGGATTTATGAAGAGAATAGATAAGACAAAAAAAGCCATCAATTTCGAAGATATGAGTTCGCTTGATAAACTTTTATCCACTTTGGAGGTAAACTGA